From the genome of Streptomyces sp. NBC_01260, one region includes:
- a CDS encoding S1C family serine protease, whose translation MSTENEGNEGTAAEAAPSVPSAPPVPADAPQGPPGSAPPAAEQPDVTAVQPQVPPAHDPATTPMAQVPPAPQPHTPPPAPQSAADAGWPPPPPAVPAYAHGAQGGGPVWGPPGQPQTPDSPRKRRAGGLVAAVVVAALVAGGVGGALGYWAADSNDGSGSSGSTTVAASANPQDLKRDPGTVAGVAAKALPSVVTIDAQGGDGEGGTGTGFVYDKEGHILTNNHVVASAADSGQLTATFSNGKKYGAEVVGRAEGYDVAVLKLKNPPQGLTPLELGNSDQVAVGDSTIAIGAPFGLSNTVTTGIISAKNRPVASGDGSGGSNSYMSALQTDASINPGNSGGPLLSAGGAVIGINSAIQSTGSSTGQSQAGSIGLGFAIPINQAKNVAEQLIKTGQPVYPVIGATVTMDEKTGGAVISDQGTGGTAAVPKDSPAGRAGLKPGDVITKFNDTVVDSGPTLIGEIWTHKPGDKVMLTYKRDGKTSTAEVTLGERKGDS comes from the coding sequence GTGAGCACAGAGAACGAGGGCAACGAGGGCACCGCGGCCGAGGCCGCCCCGTCCGTTCCGTCCGCACCTCCAGTGCCGGCCGATGCTCCCCAGGGGCCTCCTGGAAGCGCGCCCCCGGCCGCTGAGCAGCCGGATGTGACGGCTGTGCAGCCGCAGGTCCCCCCGGCCCATGACCCGGCGACCACGCCCATGGCCCAGGTCCCGCCGGCGCCGCAGCCCCACACGCCCCCTCCCGCACCGCAGTCGGCAGCGGATGCCGGCTGGCCCCCGCCCCCGCCCGCAGTCCCCGCCTACGCCCACGGCGCACAGGGCGGCGGCCCCGTGTGGGGCCCGCCCGGCCAACCGCAGACACCCGACTCCCCCCGTAAACGGCGTGCGGGCGGTCTGGTGGCCGCGGTGGTCGTGGCAGCGCTCGTGGCGGGCGGAGTCGGCGGAGCCCTCGGCTACTGGGCCGCCGACAGCAATGACGGCTCCGGCTCGTCCGGTTCGACCACGGTCGCGGCGTCGGCCAACCCGCAGGACCTCAAGCGCGACCCGGGCACGGTCGCGGGGGTGGCGGCCAAGGCGCTGCCCAGCGTGGTCACCATCGACGCCCAGGGCGGCGACGGCGAGGGCGGCACCGGCACCGGCTTCGTGTACGACAAGGAGGGCCACATCCTCACGAACAACCACGTGGTGGCCTCCGCCGCGGACAGCGGTCAGCTCACCGCGACGTTCTCGAACGGCAAGAAGTACGGCGCCGAGGTCGTCGGCCGGGCCGAGGGCTACGACGTCGCGGTCCTGAAGCTGAAGAACCCGCCGCAGGGGCTCACCCCGCTGGAGCTGGGCAACTCGGACCAGGTGGCGGTGGGCGATTCGACGATCGCGATCGGCGCCCCGTTCGGCCTGTCCAACACGGTCACCACGGGCATCATCAGCGCGAAGAACCGCCCGGTCGCCTCCGGTGACGGCTCCGGCGGCAGCAACTCGTACATGAGCGCCCTGCAGACCGACGCCTCGATCAACCCGGGCAACTCCGGCGGCCCGCTGCTGAGCGCCGGCGGCGCGGTCATCGGGATCAACTCGGCGATCCAGTCGACCGGCAGCAGCACCGGCCAGTCCCAGGCGGGCTCCATCGGCCTCGGCTTCGCGATCCCGATCAACCAGGCGAAGAACGTCGCCGAGCAGCTGATCAAGACCGGCCAGCCGGTCTACCCGGTCATCGGCGCCACGGTGACGATGGACGAGAAGACCGGCGGCGCGGTCATCTCGGACCAGGGCACGGGCGGCACGGCCGCGGTCCCGAAGGACAGCCCGGCGGGCAGGGCCGGTCTCAAGCCGGGTGACGTCATCACGAAGTTCAACGACACCGTGGTCGACAGCGGCCCGACCCTGATCGGCGAGATCTGGACCCACAAGCCGGGCGACAAGGTCATGCTGACCTACAAGCGCGACGGCAAGACCTCGACCGCCGAAGTCACCCTGGGGGAGCGCAAGGGCGACAGCTGA
- a CDS encoding tyrosine-type recombinase/integrase: MLTYDVDIWSIRQRKGRPKPFELRWRVGERAHSRSFKLKPQATGRSSELMTALRNREQFDEETGLPVSEFEALNTPTWFEHATAYMLMKWPKAAAKHRASIAETLATVTPAFLSTSRGAPKDAVLRKALYGWAFRAVTGPDEALCPRHQGEEPPADIAAALAWISTNTVKMTEVSRSERVRAALDALSKKLNGKPAASNTANRKRMVLSNTLRYAVERGTLPANPLGRVDWSAPDKDDEVDFRYVPNPDQAAALIDAVRQISARGDHMAAFFGCLYYAAMRPSEIAALRDSDCTLPETGWGELILAGSRPEVGAGWTDDGRSFEQRGLKRRARTATRSVPIPPVLTAMLRDHKAKYGVTEGGQLFRAAMGGRVRSTEYCNLWDAARLKALAAKEAKTPLADVPYSLRHAGVSLWINSGVDPVEVARRAGHSLTVLFRFYAKILRGQQDRANALIEQGLNGG, encoded by the coding sequence ATGCTCACGTATGACGTAGACATCTGGTCGATCAGGCAGCGCAAGGGCCGTCCGAAGCCGTTCGAGCTGCGGTGGCGCGTGGGCGAGCGCGCCCATTCGCGCAGTTTCAAGCTCAAGCCGCAGGCCACCGGCCGGAGTTCAGAACTGATGACCGCACTTCGCAACCGGGAGCAGTTCGACGAAGAGACCGGTCTTCCTGTCTCAGAGTTCGAGGCGCTGAACACCCCGACGTGGTTCGAGCACGCCACGGCCTACATGCTGATGAAGTGGCCGAAGGCGGCGGCCAAGCACCGCGCCAGCATCGCCGAGACGCTCGCCACCGTCACGCCCGCCTTCCTGTCCACATCACGCGGGGCACCGAAGGACGCCGTCCTGCGAAAGGCGTTGTACGGATGGGCATTCAGGGCGGTCACGGGTCCGGACGAGGCACTGTGCCCTCGTCACCAGGGGGAGGAACCGCCGGCGGATATTGCGGCTGCCCTCGCGTGGATCTCAACGAACACGGTCAAGATGACCGAGGTCAGCCGGTCGGAGCGGGTGCGAGCGGCCCTGGACGCCCTGTCGAAGAAGCTCAACGGGAAGCCCGCAGCCTCCAACACCGCGAACCGGAAGCGCATGGTTCTGAGCAACACCCTGCGGTACGCCGTTGAGCGCGGCACGCTCCCCGCCAACCCGCTGGGCCGGGTGGACTGGTCGGCCCCCGACAAGGATGACGAGGTGGATTTTCGCTACGTCCCCAACCCGGATCAGGCCGCCGCCCTCATCGACGCCGTACGGCAGATCAGCGCGCGGGGCGATCACATGGCCGCGTTCTTCGGCTGCCTGTACTACGCGGCCATGCGGCCCTCGGAGATCGCGGCTCTCCGGGACTCGGACTGCACCCTTCCCGAGACGGGCTGGGGTGAGCTGATCCTCGCGGGGAGCCGTCCCGAGGTCGGTGCGGGGTGGACCGACGATGGGCGGTCGTTCGAACAGCGGGGTCTCAAACGCCGAGCCCGGACCGCGACCAGGTCCGTGCCGATCCCTCCCGTGCTGACGGCGATGCTCCGGGACCACAAGGCGAAGTACGGGGTGACCGAGGGAGGCCAGCTCTTCCGCGCGGCGATGGGAGGTCGGGTGCGGTCCACGGAGTACTGCAATCTCTGGGACGCGGCGCGGCTCAAAGCCCTCGCAGCGAAGGAAGCGAAGACGCCTCTGGCAGACGTGCCGTATTCCCTCCGGCACGCGGGAGTGTCCTTGTGGATCAACTCGGGTGTCGACCCGGTGGAAGTCGCCCGACGGGCGGGGCACAGCCTCACGGTGCTCTTCCGGTTCTACGCCAAGATCCTGCGCGGGCAGCAGGACCGCGCCAACGCCCTGATCGAGCAAGGACTCAACGGGGGATGA
- a CDS encoding PP2C family protein-serine/threonine phosphatase, which produces MLDIASLVRVHVDALIAAQNDMGVCDAIRRKTPVGKPATMSAPHLPKVAGIDPTVPVSTHTDGPLSEVPAAPGAFVQDRLAGWVSDLTTLHELTERLARTSTLDDALHELLDAGAALVGARRGLIAFEPSDRRGPVSTIGLGLAHAELGQIETVPRSATSYGRILEGLPNAEGPLTTPDLPGDTGLDPRRREVAARLGYAASYALPITTDRTGRLAAAVWLYDEPAEPLERQRHLVGLYTGYAAEHLARLLELERARTDVATVTEELLPSRMPRIPGVELAIRHHAAPQGGNDWYDALALPEGALGLAVGSVSGSGPSALAAMGRLRAGLRAYAVMEGEDPVAVLSDLELLLRLTEPARSATALFAYCEPARRKILLAGAGHTPPLIVGDRRTEYVETTLSAPLGMLACWEAPSVEIAPAPGETVLLYTDGLLRRAGDSMDRAFARLHSAAASVPRALRHDAASVADHVLRTMLPDGPEQGDDTEDVVVLAARFD; this is translated from the coding sequence ATGCTGGACATCGCCTCACTTGTGCGTGTACATGTGGATGCACTGATAGCGGCGCAGAATGACATGGGGGTTTGCGATGCTATTCGACGAAAAACACCAGTCGGAAAGCCGGCAACCATGAGCGCCCCGCACCTGCCGAAAGTGGCTGGAATCGATCCCACAGTTCCGGTTTCGACGCACACTGACGGGCCTCTCTCCGAGGTGCCCGCCGCTCCCGGTGCCTTCGTCCAGGACCGTCTGGCGGGCTGGGTCTCCGACCTCACCACGCTGCACGAACTCACCGAGCGGCTGGCCAGAACCAGCACCCTGGACGACGCACTTCACGAACTGCTCGACGCCGGAGCCGCTCTGGTGGGAGCCCGCCGCGGGCTGATCGCGTTCGAACCGTCCGACCGCCGCGGCCCCGTCAGCACCATCGGCCTCGGACTGGCCCACGCGGAGCTCGGCCAGATCGAGACGGTGCCGCGCAGCGCCACGTCCTACGGACGGATCCTGGAAGGTCTGCCCAACGCCGAAGGCCCGCTGACCACCCCCGACCTGCCCGGCGACACCGGCCTGGACCCCCGCAGGCGTGAGGTCGCCGCCCGGCTCGGCTACGCCGCCAGCTACGCACTGCCGATCACCACCGACCGGACCGGCCGGCTCGCCGCCGCCGTCTGGCTCTACGACGAACCCGCCGAGCCGCTGGAGCGCCAGCGCCACCTGGTCGGCCTGTACACCGGGTACGCCGCCGAACACCTGGCCCGGCTGCTGGAGCTGGAGCGGGCCAGGACCGATGTCGCCACCGTCACCGAGGAGCTCCTGCCCAGCCGGATGCCCCGGATTCCCGGCGTGGAACTGGCCATACGCCATCACGCCGCGCCCCAGGGCGGCAACGACTGGTACGACGCGCTGGCCCTCCCGGAGGGTGCGCTCGGCCTCGCCGTCGGCTCGGTGAGCGGCTCCGGGCCGAGCGCCCTGGCCGCGATGGGACGGCTGCGCGCCGGCCTGCGGGCGTACGCGGTGATGGAGGGCGAGGACCCGGTCGCCGTACTCTCCGATCTTGAGCTCCTGCTGCGGCTGACCGAACCCGCCCGTTCCGCGACCGCGCTCTTCGCCTACTGCGAGCCCGCCCGCCGCAAGATCCTGCTGGCCGGGGCCGGGCACACCCCGCCGCTGATCGTCGGCGACCGGCGCACCGAGTACGTGGAGACCACCCTGTCCGCGCCGCTGGGCATGCTCGCCTGCTGGGAGGCGCCGAGCGTGGAGATCGCCCCGGCGCCCGGCGAGACCGTACTGCTGTACACCGACGGCCTGCTGCGCCGGGCCGGGGACTCGATGGACCGGGCGTTCGCCCGGCTCCACTCGGCGGCGGCGAGCGTCCCCAGGGCGCTGCGCCATGACGCCGCGTCGGTCGCCGACCATGTGCTGCGCACCATGCTGCCCGACGGGCCCGAGCAGGGCGACGACACCGAGGACGTGGTGGTGCTGGCCGCACGGTTCGACTGA
- a CDS encoding glycerophosphodiester phosphodiesterase, with product MTQARQQHTTQHPIQVIAHRGASDDAPEHTLAAYRKAIEDGADALECDVRLTADGHLVCVHDRRVNRTSNGRGAVSALELSELAALDFGSWKDREESESPDWDPVPGELTSVLTLERLLELLVETRAAGRPLQLAIETKHPTRWAGQVEERLLHLLKRFELDAPPAGGPSPVRIMSFSARSLHRVQDASPDLPTVYLMQFVSPRLRDGRLPAGARIAGPGMRIVRSHPGYIDRLHRAGHRAHVWTVNEPEDVDLCVRLGVEAIITNRPRQVLSQLGRSSYQ from the coding sequence GTGACCCAAGCACGGCAGCAGCACACCACGCAGCATCCCATCCAGGTCATCGCACACCGAGGCGCGTCCGACGACGCCCCCGAGCACACCCTGGCCGCATACCGGAAGGCGATCGAGGACGGCGCCGACGCCCTGGAGTGCGACGTACGGCTCACCGCCGACGGCCATCTCGTATGCGTACACGACCGTCGGGTGAACCGTACGTCCAACGGTCGCGGCGCGGTCTCCGCCCTGGAGCTCTCCGAGCTCGCCGCCCTCGACTTCGGCTCGTGGAAGGACCGCGAGGAATCGGAGTCCCCGGACTGGGACCCGGTCCCGGGCGAGCTCACCTCGGTACTCACCCTGGAACGGCTGCTCGAACTGCTCGTCGAGACACGAGCCGCCGGGCGTCCGCTCCAGCTGGCCATCGAGACCAAGCACCCGACCCGCTGGGCGGGCCAGGTCGAGGAGCGGCTGCTGCATCTGCTGAAGCGCTTCGAGCTCGACGCACCGCCGGCCGGGGGCCCCTCTCCGGTCCGCATCATGAGCTTCTCGGCCCGCTCCCTGCACCGCGTCCAGGACGCCTCACCGGATCTGCCCACCGTCTATCTGATGCAGTTCGTCTCGCCGCGACTGCGCGACGGACGGCTGCCGGCCGGCGCCCGGATCGCCGGTCCCGGGATGCGGATCGTGCGCAGTCACCCCGGCTACATCGACCGCCTGCACCGCGCGGGCCACCGGGCACACGTCTGGACGGTCAACGAACCGGAGGACGTCGACCTCTGCGTCCGGCTCGGAGTGGAGGCGATCATCACGAACCGCCCGAGGCAGGTCCTGTCACAATTGGGACGCTCTTCATATCAGTAA
- a CDS encoding ATP-binding protein, with the protein MAVPHGPAGVGQARHRMREQLRSHGVSDSVVDDAVLILSELLSNACRHGRPLGRHSDVGEGDVRAAWRVDRTGGLTVEVTDGGGPTRPVPATPSVTARGGRGLNIISALAEKWGVRDDSSGEVTVWVLVNEGPGRPGGRPGGQGNGRATGTTVLPGATGMPVVPGLDGLDLADAFDDAG; encoded by the coding sequence ATGGCCGTTCCCCATGGCCCTGCGGGCGTGGGCCAGGCACGGCACCGGATGCGTGAGCAGTTGCGCAGCCACGGGGTGTCGGATTCGGTCGTCGACGATGCTGTATTGATCCTTTCCGAACTGCTCAGCAATGCCTGCCGGCACGGCAGGCCGCTGGGCCGGCACAGCGACGTGGGAGAGGGCGACGTGCGCGCCGCCTGGCGCGTCGACAGAACGGGCGGGCTGACCGTCGAGGTGACGGACGGAGGCGGTCCGACCCGACCGGTTCCGGCCACTCCGTCGGTAACCGCGCGCGGCGGCCGAGGGCTCAACATCATCAGCGCGCTCGCCGAGAAGTGGGGCGTACGCGACGACTCGTCCGGCGAGGTCACGGTCTGGGTGCTGGTCAACGAGGGGCCGGGGCGCCCCGGCGGCCGGCCGGGCGGACAGGGCAACGGACGGGCAACCGGTACGACCGTGCTGCCGGGTGCGACCGGAATGCCCGTCGTGCCGGGGCTCGACGGGCTGGATCTCGCCGACGCCTTCGACGACGCGGGCTGA
- a CDS encoding YcnI family copper-binding membrane protein: MNVSRIALAGGVAASTVLILAGTASAHVSVQPQGEAAKGGYAVINFKVPNERDDAATTKLEVNFPTDHPLASVQPQAIPGWKIDVTTSKLAKPLDMHGKKINEAVSKVTWTADGAKIEPGRFQQFPLSVGQLPENADQLVFKAIQTYDDKEVVRWIEEQKDGAEEPESPAPVLKLTAATDAAHGAAAAGSTGKNAAADQSKDKETTASASSSSDTTARVLGVVGIVIGVAGVAFGVLAGRRRTA; the protein is encoded by the coding sequence ATGAACGTTTCCCGCATCGCCCTCGCCGGCGGCGTCGCCGCGTCCACCGTGCTCATCCTCGCCGGTACGGCCTCCGCCCACGTCAGCGTCCAGCCGCAGGGCGAGGCCGCCAAGGGCGGTTACGCCGTCATCAACTTCAAGGTCCCCAACGAGCGCGACGACGCCGCGACGACCAAGCTCGAGGTCAACTTCCCGACCGACCACCCGCTGGCCTCCGTCCAGCCGCAGGCGATCCCCGGCTGGAAGATCGACGTCACCACCAGCAAGCTGGCCAAGCCGCTCGACATGCACGGCAAGAAGATCAACGAGGCCGTCTCCAAGGTCACCTGGACCGCGGACGGCGCCAAGATCGAGCCCGGCCGCTTCCAGCAGTTCCCGCTCTCCGTCGGCCAGCTCCCCGAGAACGCCGACCAACTGGTGTTCAAGGCCATCCAGACGTACGACGACAAGGAAGTCGTCCGCTGGATCGAGGAGCAGAAGGACGGGGCCGAAGAGCCCGAGAGCCCCGCTCCGGTCCTCAAGCTGACGGCTGCCACCGATGCCGCGCACGGCGCCGCGGCCGCCGGCTCCACTGGCAAGAACGCTGCCGCGGACCAGTCGAAGGACAAGGAGACGACCGCTTCGGCGTCCTCCTCCAGCGACACCACGGCCCGCGTCCTCGGCGTCGTCGGCATCGTCATCGGCGTCGCAGGTGTCGCGTTCGGCGTGCTGGCCGGCCGTCGGCGCACCGCCTGA
- a CDS encoding DUF5926 family protein, translating to MAKKRPQTKAGKQQLKDGEIPVVGAREPCPCGSGRRYKACHGRAAAQAVTELVQRPFEGLAGECDWVALRELVPAATVELTLKGGLPEGVPSVTLATVLPMAWPALRRDDGSVLLALQNDTSSGDLSRDLADTLQRALETEPGSPVAARRVPADGPRLQDVLDPDAPFAPVVHSGFEFWVPDSENTTAEVSASLERANDAAIPTVLLTGVDAAYWCETPDKNHLRWVMPHPEEQLLDALARLHAAGVSSLGEGTRLVGSFRAHGLMVPVWDLPSAMGAEECEKPAAVFAERLATALASDAPLTPEERRARGGLTNRQVTLS from the coding sequence ATGGCCAAGAAGCGCCCTCAGACCAAGGCCGGGAAGCAGCAACTCAAGGACGGCGAGATCCCGGTGGTCGGGGCTCGCGAGCCCTGCCCGTGCGGTTCGGGCCGCCGTTACAAGGCCTGCCACGGCCGCGCCGCCGCCCAGGCCGTGACCGAGCTGGTCCAGCGCCCCTTCGAGGGACTGGCCGGCGAATGCGACTGGGTCGCGCTGCGCGAACTGGTCCCCGCGGCCACGGTCGAGCTGACGCTGAAGGGCGGGCTGCCCGAGGGCGTGCCGTCCGTGACGCTCGCGACCGTGCTCCCGATGGCCTGGCCCGCGCTGCGCCGCGACGACGGCTCGGTCCTGCTCGCCCTGCAGAACGACACCTCTTCCGGTGACCTCAGCCGGGACCTCGCCGACACCCTGCAGCGGGCGCTGGAGACCGAGCCCGGCTCGCCCGTCGCCGCCCGGCGCGTTCCGGCCGACGGGCCCCGGTTGCAGGATGTCCTGGACCCGGATGCGCCGTTCGCGCCGGTCGTGCACTCGGGCTTCGAGTTCTGGGTGCCGGACTCGGAGAACACCACAGCCGAGGTGTCCGCCTCCCTGGAGCGCGCGAACGACGCCGCGATCCCGACCGTCCTGCTCACCGGGGTGGACGCCGCCTACTGGTGCGAGACGCCGGACAAGAACCACCTCCGGTGGGTCATGCCGCACCCCGAGGAGCAGCTCCTCGACGCTCTCGCCCGGCTGCACGCCGCCGGAGTCTCGTCCCTCGGCGAGGGGACCCGGCTGGTCGGCTCCTTCCGCGCGCACGGCCTGATGGTCCCGGTCTGGGATCTGCCGAGCGCGATGGGGGCCGAGGAGTGCGAGAAGCCCGCCGCCGTGTTCGCGGAGCGGCTGGCCACGGCGCTCGCCTCGGACGCGCCCCTCACCCCCGAGGAGCGCCGGGCGCGCGGCGGGCTCACCAACCGCCAAGTGACACTCAGCTGA
- a CDS encoding ATP-binding protein: MSMWWSLHLRREAASVPLARRFLLGTMESAGVDPDISFDLSVALSEACANAVEHGGAHGGPDDAGKIWDAWEEPSSTACGQYRVTAYLDGEKCRIEVSDSGPGFPARRTHRDAAQQQHDPYRQEPQQYELRQFQSQQAAHPPLAAESGRGLCLIEQLADHVHFGNRPGRGGAVVSFDKILKWREDALLMVS, translated from the coding sequence ATGAGCATGTGGTGGTCACTCCATCTGCGGCGCGAAGCTGCGAGCGTTCCGCTCGCCCGTCGTTTCCTGCTCGGCACCATGGAATCCGCGGGCGTGGACCCGGACATCTCCTTCGACCTGTCGGTCGCGCTCAGCGAGGCCTGTGCGAACGCCGTCGAGCACGGCGGGGCCCATGGCGGCCCGGACGATGCCGGGAAGATCTGGGACGCATGGGAGGAGCCGTCCAGTACGGCCTGCGGGCAGTACCGGGTGACCGCATATCTGGACGGCGAGAAATGCCGCATCGAAGTCTCTGATTCCGGTCCCGGCTTCCCCGCCCGGCGCACGCATCGCGACGCCGCACAGCAACAGCACGATCCGTACCGACAGGAACCGCAGCAGTACGAACTGCGGCAGTTCCAGTCACAGCAGGCAGCGCATCCGCCGCTGGCCGCCGAGAGCGGGCGTGGCCTCTGCCTGATCGAGCAGCTCGCCGACCATGTCCACTTCGGCAACCGGCCGGGGCGCGGCGGCGCGGTGGTGAGCTTCGACAAGATCCTGAAATGGCGGGAGGACGCCCTGCTCATGGTGTCCTGA
- a CDS encoding aminopeptidase P family protein gives MSEELTPENPETEEAEPVKQRKNGLYPGVSDELAASMKSGWADTELHGLEPIAQAGHTADRRAALSARFPGERLVVPAGRLKTRSNDTEYAFRASTEYAYLTGDQTQDGVLVLEPKDGGHEATVYLLPRSDRENGEFWLDGQGELWVGRRHSLTEAEQLLGIPAKDVRELPAALTEATGPVRNVRGHDAAIEAALTDKVTAERDEELRVFLSEARVVKDAFEIAELAKACDITARGFEDVVKVLDKAEATSERYIEGTFFLRARIEGNDIGYGSICAAGPHATTLHWVRNDGAVRSGELLLLDAGVETNDLYTADVTRTLPINGTFTPLQRKIYDAVYEAQEAGIAAVKPGAGFRDFHDAAQRVLTEKLVEWGLLGDRSVDEVLELGLQRRWTLHGTGHMLGMDVHDCAAARTESYVNGTLEPGVCLTVEPGLYFQADDLTVPEEYRGIGVRIEDDILVTEDGNRNLSDKLPRQADEVEAWMARLKG, from the coding sequence GTGTCTGAGGAGCTCACCCCGGAGAACCCGGAGACCGAAGAGGCAGAGCCGGTCAAGCAGCGGAAGAACGGCCTGTACCCGGGCGTCTCCGACGAGCTCGCCGCGAGCATGAAGTCCGGTTGGGCCGACACCGAGCTGCACGGACTGGAGCCGATCGCTCAGGCCGGGCACACCGCCGACCGCCGCGCCGCGCTCTCCGCGCGTTTCCCCGGCGAGCGGCTGGTCGTTCCCGCGGGCCGGCTGAAGACCCGTTCCAACGACACCGAGTACGCCTTCCGCGCCTCCACCGAGTACGCGTACCTCACCGGCGACCAGACCCAGGACGGCGTCCTCGTCCTGGAGCCGAAGGACGGCGGCCACGAGGCGACCGTCTACCTGCTGCCGCGCTCGGACCGTGAGAACGGCGAGTTCTGGCTCGACGGCCAGGGCGAGCTGTGGGTCGGCCGCCGCCACTCCCTCACCGAGGCCGAGCAGCTGCTCGGTATCCCGGCGAAGGACGTACGGGAGCTTCCCGCCGCGCTGACCGAGGCCACCGGCCCGGTCCGTAACGTCCGCGGCCACGACGCCGCCATCGAGGCCGCGCTGACCGACAAGGTCACCGCGGAGCGCGACGAGGAGCTGCGGGTCTTCCTCTCCGAGGCACGCGTGGTCAAGGACGCCTTCGAGATCGCCGAGCTGGCGAAGGCCTGCGACATCACCGCGCGCGGTTTCGAGGACGTGGTGAAGGTCCTCGACAAGGCCGAGGCGACGAGCGAGCGGTACATCGAGGGAACGTTCTTCCTGCGCGCCCGCATCGAGGGCAACGACATCGGCTACGGCTCGATCTGCGCCGCGGGCCCGCACGCCACCACCCTGCACTGGGTGCGCAACGACGGCGCGGTGCGCTCCGGCGAGCTGCTGCTGCTCGACGCCGGCGTGGAGACCAACGACCTCTACACCGCCGATGTGACCCGCACCCTTCCCATCAACGGCACGTTCACGCCGCTGCAGCGGAAGATCTACGACGCGGTGTACGAGGCCCAGGAGGCCGGTATCGCGGCGGTGAAGCCCGGCGCCGGCTTCCGCGACTTCCACGACGCCGCGCAGCGCGTCCTCACCGAGAAGCTCGTCGAGTGGGGTCTGCTCGGCGACCGGTCCGTGGACGAGGTCCTGGAGCTGGGCCTGCAGCGCCGCTGGACCCTGCACGGCACCGGCCACATGCTCGGCATGGACGTCCACGACTGCGCCGCCGCGCGGACGGAGTCGTACGTCAACGGAACGCTGGAGCCCGGGGTGTGCCTCACCGTCGAGCCCGGTCTCTACTTCCAGGCCGACGACCTGACCGTCCCCGAGGAGTACCGCGGCATCGGTGTCCGGATCGAGGACGACATCCTCGTCACCGAGGACGGCAACCGGAACCTCTCGGACAAGCTGCCGCGTCAGGCCGACGAGGTCGAGGCATGGATGGCCCGGCTCAAGGGCTGA
- a CDS encoding bifunctional DNA primase/polymerase — translation MREILGRRRRLRFRDRPAQLDAALACATEWRWPVLPGVGLQTADGRGERGCACPDPECAVPGAHPFDPGLLAATTDPRMVRWWWTNRPTAPVVLATGGSAPCALSLPAAAGAGALAGLDRMGVRLGPVVATPTRWSLLVAPYTLERLGELLHAQDWVPSSLRFHGEGGYLVLPPSETGAGQVRWERAPDRVSRLRLTGGAPVAAAASPWLPDVGTVLDALVEASNSAPDGGSRLAY, via the coding sequence ATGCGCGAGATCCTCGGAAGGCGACGCAGGCTCCGGTTCCGGGACAGGCCCGCCCAGCTCGACGCGGCCCTGGCCTGTGCCACCGAGTGGCGGTGGCCGGTACTCCCGGGAGTGGGGCTACAGACGGCCGACGGCCGCGGTGAGCGCGGCTGCGCCTGCCCCGATCCCGAGTGCGCCGTGCCCGGCGCGCACCCCTTCGATCCCGGACTGCTCGCGGCGACCACCGACCCGCGGATGGTGCGCTGGTGGTGGACGAACCGGCCCACCGCGCCGGTCGTGCTGGCCACCGGCGGGTCGGCTCCGTGCGCACTGAGCCTGCCGGCCGCGGCCGGTGCCGGGGCGCTGGCCGGACTCGACCGGATGGGGGTGCGGCTGGGCCCCGTGGTGGCGACGCCGACCCGGTGGTCGCTGCTGGTCGCCCCGTACACCCTCGAACGGCTCGGTGAACTGCTGCACGCGCAGGACTGGGTGCCCAGTTCGCTGCGGTTCCACGGTGAGGGGGGCTATCTCGTCCTTCCGCCGTCCGAGACCGGTGCGGGGCAAGTGCGCTGGGAGCGGGCGCCGGACCGGGTCTCCCGGCTGCGGCTGACGGGCGGAGCGCCCGTCGCGGCGGCCGCCTCGCCTTGGCTGCCGGACGTGGGGACGGTTCTGGACGCGCTGGTCGAAGCGAGCAACAGCGCCCCGGACGGCGGTAGCCGGCTCGCCTACTGA